In Fragaria vesca subsp. vesca linkage group LG5, FraVesHawaii_1.0, whole genome shotgun sequence, the genomic stretch AAAGCATACCGATTGCGGTGGCCGGACCATCCCAAGCATAATTTGCGCCTGGTGAAAGAATACAATTAATATCAGCACTTGACAACCAAATGGTATACATTCATCAAAAGCCGCTTCACTTATGAAACCCGTTAGAGAGCATTAATCAGTAATGCCATTGAACTCAATGTCCACACAGCAATCCAGAACATAGAAAATTGAAGGTTGTTTCCTACTAAAGTTAGCAACTTTCTGAACAAAATCACACAAAATCATCTCAATTTTGCAGAAAAACAAAAAAATAGCCAAAAACTAAACCCTATATGCTCAAAATAGTCTCAAAACTAAAAATTGATATATTCAAACAGAAAGGGGGAAAAGTAAAACCCTAGAAATTGAGAAACCTGGAAAAGCGCTTTGGTGAGAAGCGGATTCTGGATAAGGATCTGCCTTGCTTGCTGCTGGTTCTGTTCTATCAGACTCTGTATTTCACAAAACGAAGCAATTGAAACACCAACATTACTCCAATTGGGAATTTTCAATTTCGTGAAGCAAGATTAAGTAATAGAAGAAAATTCGAGAGAGGGTTATATACCTTCATTTGAGACATGATTTCGTAGAGCTGGTTCTTCGACATTCCGGCTATGTTCGCCGGTAGGCCGTCGCCGGCGATTTGCTTTCCCGCCATTGTTCACCGAGAGAGTGGTAGAGAGAGGCGGAGAGAGAGAGAGAGGGAGAGCGCGCTTATTGGAGTTCGGACTTCGGACCGTTCGGTTGTTTTTCATCGCTTTGTTGGGCCCTAGTTATAAGGGTGTTTCTCCTCTGAGCCCATGAAGGCGTATGTTCTTATTTTTGCACCCAAACTTTTTCTATTTCAATTTTGATCCATTTCGATAGCTTATTACATTTACATCTCGACATGCATTTCCTTTCTTAGTTTTCTTGTGTCCTCTCTTCTCTTTGTTTCCTAGCTCTGTTCTTCGATCTCCATTACCGAAGGGTTTGCATTAGTCAATAGATGGTTCCAGAAATCATGTAACCCCGTCAGTCAATATATTCACTGAAATTTAGGAAGGTAAAGCAACATTGCATTCAGATTTTTTGATCCATGATCTCTTTGTTATATAAATCTTAGGGGGGCGTTCTAATGAGGACCTTCTTGTTGAGGACTAGTTGATGACTTTTTCTTTTAATATATGGTTTATTACACCCACTCTTCAATCATATTTTTCAATTTCAACCGTTCAGTTTTTAGGTCTATATATATAAGTGGATCATTTATACAAATTTTCAGCCAAATTGATGATCGTTACGGAATCGACTAGATCATATCAATGAACGATCCTAATATGTTAAACAGGAGTCATTTATGTTTATAATCTGTAAATCACATTTATGAATGCCTTAACGATTTTCAATTTAGATGAAAATTTGTAGGAATGATCTACTCATATATATCTACAAACTAGACGGTCAAAATGTGAATATGCGATCGAAAAAAGGGTGAAACGAATAAGTCATTAACTAGTCCTCAACTTAGTGGTTCTCATTAAAACCCCTCCCATAAATCTTATCTTTCTTATGCAAATTTCAGAAGAGCATACTTACATGCATAACGTACAACAAGTGAAACTAGGGTTTTCCCCAGCAGCTAGCATATATATATATATATTCGGATTTTCTCAGCTGCAGACGTCCACACCAATTTTTTGGTGCGGATTTCTATTTTTGCACCACTTTCCGATCGAATTTTCTCATCTCCACCGTCTAGTATCTAGATAATATTGTATAGATCATCTCTGCAAAATTTCAGCCAATTTGGTGATCGTTAAGGCCCTCAAACTCGTAAAACAAATGGACGGACTGAATTCTGTTCGGTTGTGTTCATACTAGAAAGACTCGAGTTTGAGGGTCTTAACGATCACCAAATTGGCTGAAATTTTGCATAGATGATCTGCACAATATTATCTAGATACTAGACGGTGGAGATGAGAAAATTCGATCGGAAAGTGGTGCAAAAATAGAAATCCGCACCAAAAACGTTGGTGTGGACGTCCGCAGCCAAGAAGGGCTATAAATATATATATATATATTTTGAGCGTAAAAATGACATAATTAAAGTGCGTAATGGCATGCATGTAGTTATACTTAATTGCGCATTTCTAGCTACTTAATTAACAACACCAGCTTACATATAAACATTATTACACAGTTTTTTTTTATATGCGTGGTAATTAAGGTGAACGAGAGAGAATGAAGTCGCTGTACTACTGAGTCATACTTCCTTTCTTTCTTTTCTTTCTTTTTTTTTTTCATATACGTACGTATTCGGATTAACATACGGTCGAAAATTGTCGTTTAAGATGTTAGCTAGCTCATGAGATATTTGGTGATCGTGCAACTTCACCAAATGGAGTCCAAGTTGAATGGTTGCTCCAGATGCTGTTGTGACTGCGGCATGGAATCCATGATCTGATCCTTAGATGATGATGAAGCTTGCACATTCGACGAATTCATGTTATGATCAGTGCCAAAGTGAGACATTAATCCAGGCTGCCGTTGCTGTTGTTGTTGCGCCTCCATGAAAGATGAGTAATGATCTTCCAGACCAGCTGCTGCATCATCTGATCTAATCGGTTGTTGATAGATGGTACTATTAGTACTAGCACTGTTACTCCTAAGTTGTAATGCCCTTAGTAGCAAGGAGTTCACCGACGAAAGATTCGAGGGACTTAGCAAGCTAGATGGCCATGATCCGAGTGCTGCTGCCGGAAGAATAGCACCACTAGCCGCTGCCTCTCTCGCCCCGAGCCAATTATTCATGTTTAAAGTAGTGTTCATCATGTTAACATCATTATTGATCATCTTACTATCAATAATGTTGTAATTGTTGCCTTGTGGAATTGACATGTTGCTGATGAACCCAGGGCTAGATGAATTTGCAACGTTGTTCATAAAGTTTGGCAACTCCACGTCTCCAAATTCATTTACCATTGAGTTTGTCTCGCCTGGTGAATCGACAGATTGCGGTGAGGAAGACGTCATTTGCTGTGGTTTCTTCAATGCTATGCTCTTCTGAAACACCCTACAAACCACCCATTCTTCCTGCATGCATGTAAAAGCTGGCTAAAATTAGCCCTAGCTCGCAAATAGTTTCAAAGCTAGATTCCATCAGTGTACTGCAAGTAATGTATAAATTAAACTTGTTAATTATATAGAGAGCAAGCCTCTATTATTGGTCTGCCAACCAAAAATGACCTAATTGATCGAGTTCGTTCGTAGATACCTTTGAAGCTGAGGATTTGAAGGGGTGGTGCTTGTTTTCTAGTCTGTATTCGTGCATGACCCAGTTGGTTTTCTCACCCCTTGGAGCTCTACCCTTGTAGAAAACTAGGGTCTTCTTCATCCCAACCAGTACACCTTGACGAAGTATCTCTTTGTCTTTTCCAGTTGTCTTCCAGTACCCAGCTTCTGTGGCTCGGTTGGTCCGAAGTCCAGTTGGGTATTTCCGGTCTCTCAAGTTGAAGAAGTACCACTCTTTCTCTCCCATAGATGCCTTGCCTGCACCCACATATAACAATATAACATAATTCGTTATGCTGTGAATTATAATGCTTCAATTTATTTCAGATCAGTAGTCTATTAACACACAATTTGAAGAAATATGCATAGCATTCCCTCTCTTCTGTAGTCATATATTCAAACGTTCAACATAATATGCATACAGCTATGTATATATACAATTATACATATATATTTGTGCGCGTGTCTATAACTTCTGGTGGTTCGTCAAGAAAAATATAGATATATAAAATGATTAGGAAGAAAGCAAATCTAATTTGATTTGATCAGGAATCAAGAGATGTTAACTGTCGGTTGAAAAGTTAATCATTTTGCTTAATAAGCATTTGAAAGTCATCAATAAACTTAATTACTAGCAAGAAGATTAGGGTTTAGGAAGAACTTGAGAGGATGATCAAAATCATTTCTAAAAGGAAATTGATAAAAATATATGGATCATAGCTAGGCTGTGTGCCAGAGGGTGTATATATAAGTCAACAGACGACAGCATTATTTCCAGCTTAGATATACGTATATATTAGATGAAAATAATTAGAGAAGTTGAGCTTATACAGAAATGCATGATAGTAACAGTAGATCGCAAAAGAAGGAGAATTATGATTGAAAGGCAGATTTCTATCTTCTGCAGCAAAATAAGAACAGAAATGACTACCTGGGAGGTCCCAAGGTTCGCACTTATTGAGATCGACAACAGCTACGGCTTGTGATGTGAAACTAACATCAGAAACCTTGCGACCGAGATAATACGTAATCAGTTCTTCATCTGTAGGATGGAATCTGAACCCTGGAGGAAGATTCTCCTGCATTCTTATACTAGAATATAGACTCGCAATCTACTAAACCAAAACGCTAGAAACCCTTAAGTGCAGCAGTCTCTAGCTATTCGATTCTTAAGAAGCTTGGAGCGCGCGTAGACGACGAAGATAATGAAGAAGATGATGAGGTATTAATGGAGCTGCATAATTCATCCAATCTTGAAGAAGAAGCAGCCATTGTTATTCGCCGGTAGTCGTTTTATATTCTGATAATTACAGCTAACACTTTGACAAAGCCAGTTTTGGTGAAGATGACAAATTTTTCTTCTTATGAAAACTCCATTCTAATTACCAAAACACCACTACGATTACTAAACACGTATTGATTGTTGAACAAGTAAGAGGGTTAGCTCCCATTGACTAAGAATGGTTCCAATATCAAAGTGGATACGAAAATTTCTTTGTCACCATTTGTGTATATATATATATATATATATAATTTTAAGTCCAAGATTTTACAGATTAGTGGCAATTGTTTTCGCACGATTCTCGTGGGTTAAGGGTTCTCTCTGTTACACCAGATTTTGATAATTTCATATGAAACTTAGTTAATTTAGATGTATATTGTATGTGATATGAGATATGATTCAAACTCCAACCACTTTCACCCATTTCTAACCACCCAATCCTAGCCTGGCTACTATACTCGACTACTCCAATGGGAACGTACATATATCTGTGTTTGGATATTTACTACTATCGCTTTCCATTCGTATATATATACTAAACCCTAAAATATTTGTATATATCTATATCTATCTGCTTATACATACACTAGTATTGATCAACACTTTTCTACGCCTCTCGTCATCTCTCATTTTCATGTGATCGTGATTGTAGCATCCTCCTTCAAACTATTTACATATTTAGGTTGCAACTTGCAAAATGATTTTGGTTTGGTAAGCTATCCATAATAGTTAACGATAACCCACCCAAAAACAGCTATAAGAACATTAATTGAAAAGATTTGTCTTAAGCTAGCAAGATTAGTACAAATCTTCGAACACAATGTCTGCAAAATTGGTGTGAGCATTTCACGTTTTCACAATTATAGACGTGGTTGTAGTTAATACGTGTGTGTAAAACATTACGTAAAAGTAAGAACGAGGTGCTTAAATTAGTATGAAACGGTCATTTTCCCTATTATTAATGTAAGAACCAGCTATTAAGTATGTAATAGTACCCCCAAAATCCCATATATCTTGGGTTCTTGGTTTATATATATGATTTGTAGTTCTTCGTTTTCTGGCATTTTTATGGAATATATTGAAGAATTGACAGCTTCAGAGCATCATGTTGATTTCAAATCAATATTTGGTGTGGCTTTAGCTTTAGGCTGCAAGTTTGTGTACTTTTCTGTGATTTATTAATAGGTGAGAAAGTTCACTAGGACTAAGACTAAGAATAAGAGTAAGATTGAGTGGTTAAAATGGTCACCAACCCACACGACTGGGATAGCTGAGCTTGGGTAAGCGTTCTTGTTGGATATATATCATAATTTTCTTCCTTACATCACATTTTGTCTTTCCTAGATTCTCCATCAAATTCAATCCTACCTTGAAACTTTTCATGTAAACAGTAGTAGTATAGTCTCTACTACCACTACTATATATATATATATATATATATATATATATATATATATTCATTTCTTGCTTTCCCAGCTACTGTTTCTAGAAGCATTCATATGTGTATTGATCCACATGCATATTTCTGCATATGTATCTCTCTAGCTTTGATCGATTTCTGGCTTTCTGCATATGTACCTCTCTAGCTTTAATCGATTTCTGGCTTTCTGCATATGTGTTTATATATTTGCCCCAAGTTTGATTACAATATAAGTTGATTATTACATGTCATAGGAGATCTTAATCATTCACATATGAATTCCTTACTTGGCAAACAATTGATACTTATCATACTATCATTACTATGCTAGCAACTTGACCCGATTCCGAGATCAACATGGAAGATGGGGTTATTAAAATTAAGACATTATGGATCACTAAACAAAGGTTAGCTAGCTAGTTATCGATCTCCAATAACACCATCCGGTGAAGTAACAAGGAAAATGAAATGTTTACTTTATTAAGAGTAAGCGCCCAGTCATATTTT encodes the following:
- the LOC101296205 gene encoding protein CUP-SHAPED COTYLEDON 1-like; its protein translation is MQENLPPGFRFHPTDEELITYYLGRKVSDVSFTSQAVAVVDLNKCEPWDLPGKASMGEKEWYFFNLRDRKYPTGLRTNRATEAGYWKTTGKDKEILRQGVLVGMKKTLVFYKGRAPRGEKTNWVMHEYRLENKHHPFKSSASKEEWVVCRVFQKSIALKKPQQMTSSSPQSVDSPGETNSMVNEFGDVELPNFMNNVANSSSPGFISNMSIPQGNNYNIIDSKMINNDVNMMNTTLNMNNWLGAREAAASGAILPAAALGSWPSSLLSPSNLSSVNSLLLRALQLRSNSASTNSTIYQQPIRSDDAAAGLEDHYSSFMEAQQQQQRQPGLMSHFGTDHNMNSSNVQASSSSKDQIMDSMPQSQQHLEQPFNLDSIW